TGTATCAGTGGTCGCGGAGTAGGGGGGTGGCTTACTCCAACCGTGGTCATCGCAGGTTCTTCAAAATACGTCGCGCGATGCCTGCGGGTATCTTCGTTACCAGTTCGATATGGCATACAGAAGACCCAGAATTGAAATGACGAGCAGTGCGATGCTGGACATGATGGAGATCGACCTCTGATACCGTCTGGCGATGCGGTGCTGCATGAAGAATATGTACGTAGTGAGGATTGCCAGATCAATCAATATCCATAGAACGGTCAGGAGCGTAACGCTTCCGCTGAAGGTGCCGGTTATCGATATGAACTGGGGGAAGAAGGCGACAAAAAATATGATGTCCTTGGGATTTGAAATCGCTACTGCGAAGCCTTTTGCCAGGCAACTGAACGATGCGCCGTTCTTTTTTCTATCGGATAGGAGGTCGGTATCGGCTTTGGTGTCGGCTTCGCCCGTCAGACTGAGCGATCTCAACGAGTCTATCGCCACATAGGCTATAAATAGACATCCCAGAACGCTCAGCAACGATATCAATTCTCTGCTTATTGACATCGCACCGCTAAGTATCAATACCGCTGCGGCTATCAGTACGAGAGAAGCCCAGTTGGTGCCAAGCGCCGTGAATACTGCTTGCTTTGCACCCTGCCTGACGCTGGTATTGATGACCAGTGCTACGACGGGCCCCGGTGTCGCAACCAGCAGCATGACTGACACGACATAAGCCGCCAAAATAGAAGTTTCCATTTACAGGTCCTTGTTTTAATTGGATCGAATCTTGAGAGGGCACGCTGATGCGTACAGACCGCCGGGTTCTTCCAGCTGGTACTGTCGCCATTCCAGGCTTTCGGCGTCGCCATAGAAGCCCAGCGAGTGCGGGAAAAATCCCTTGTTGAACTGCCTGACTCGGCTTCTAATCTTGTCCCGTATCTTCAAGCCGCTAACGGTGTCCGCCCCGGCAACATGATCGAAATTTTCTCTGGGGTTCACAACGAAGGTCACCAGATTGCCCAGATTTCGACTGCGCATTTGAGAGTGGCTGGGACAACTTATGTTTATAAACAGCTGAACGCCCTGAAAGCAGAAGGTGAACTGTGGAGAGTCGGGCGATACTGCGACGCCGCTCGGCCATGTGAAGGCATCGTGGTCGTGCAGTTTCTGAATGGCGCGCCAGGAGAAGTCATGCTCGGCCTTGAGGTCATCCTTGGAACTGTTCTCAAAGAAAATAACCAGGGGCGAGTACAACCTGTTCTTTAGTTCGGTATTTTTTACAAAACTTAGGTACTGCGTCGCGCCTTCGATCAGATCCTCTTCAAGGCAGGCTTCCCTGACAAAGAGGTATTTGATCGAGTTTTGTTTGAGCGCCTTTTTTGCAAACAAGCAGGGAAACTCCGCTTCATCCAGAATGGACTTGAATGCTTCCATAGCCTCCAGCATCCAGTTTCCGCGCTTGTTTCTCGCTTTCATCGGGCATTGATTGTTTCGATACAGACCCACCTGTCCAGCATCAATGAGCATGACTTTCTTCCGTGGTGTTGATAGCTTTTTGCCTGCGACGCCATATTCAGCCCAGGGAGCAGGATTGAAAAACGTATAAAGCGAAGGGATACTATGAGTCTAAGTCATCATGAGGGGCTCTAGATGTCCGCAAGCCTACCGCCGCTGTACGCCTTGAGAGCGTTTGAAGTTGCGGCCCGCACCGGCTCGTTTACGCGGGCGGGTGAGGATCTGTCCTTGACACAGGGAGCTGTGAGTCGGCACATCAAGAATCTTGAGTCAGTGCTGGGGTGCAAGCTGTTCGAACGAAAAGGGCCCAAGGTGCAACTGACAGAGCAGGGCAGGCTTCTATCGCAGGAGTTGAGCGAGGGATTCAGGACGATCGAAAACGCCTGCTATCTGTTCAAGGACATCCGCACACGCGTCCGCCTCAAGGCGCCCACATCTCTTACCGTACGGTGGCTTCTGAACTGCCTCAGAGACTACAAGAAGGACAATCCATCTGAAGATGTGCACATGAACAGCGTCTGGATGGATGTCGATACCGTCGACTTTTACGCTGAGCCATACGACTGCGCGATCCTGTTGGGAAATGGGCATTTCGGGAAGAATCTTGGAATGATCAAGCTGCTCGACGAATGGCTGATCCCCATATGTTCGCCCGGGCTGAGCAGGAACATCGATTCGGAACAGGACTTGATCAATGCGACGATAATTCATCCATCTCCGGACAGACGCGATTGGAAGCGATGGTCGGCCAGACTCAACGTGAACGGGGCCTTCAATTCACGCGGTGGCCTGGTGTTCGATACTCTTGATCAAGGTGTACTGGCCGCTATCCAGGGGCATGGGGTGTCGATCGGAGATCTGAGTATGGTCGCGGCCGAGGTGCAGAGCGGCGTTCTGGAGTTGCCCTGCAAGAAAGCAGTCAGTACCGGCGACGGTTACTACCTGATATGGCCCAAGGGAAGTCCCAAGGAAGCGTATATCAATCGGTTGGGGCGTTTCCTGAAGGACAATGTCCCTGATATCGAGATACCGGGCGTCTCGTTTCTGAGCATGACCCCATAGGGACAGGCTCGTCTCGGTCGCCACAGTGGGCGCCAATCTATATGTGCTGCGCTAGCCTTTAACTACAAACTATCCTGCCAGCGATCCCAGGGAGGAATAGGCGACACCGTCTCGAACAGGTATTCCATAAACGCCTGAACCTTGCGGGTGCTGAGCCGACGTTCCCGCGTCATCACATACAGCTCGCGGCGGCCGGGCATGACTTCGCATCGCCATGGCTGGAGCACTTCCAGCAGAGTGCCCCTTGCCAGTTCCCCGGCGACCAGCCATGTCGGAAACAGGATCAGCCCCTGGCCGAGTACCGCCGCTCTCAACAAACTGTCCGCGTCGTTGCTGGCGAGACGGCCGTTCACCTCAAAAGCGACCTCCGCCGCACCACCCTGCTGGAAATACCAGCGCTGGCGGCCAAATTCTCCCTCATAGATCAGACAATCGTGCTCCAGGAGCGCCTCCGGTGTCTCGGGTCTTCCTCGTGTTGCCAGATAGCCGGGTGACGCAGCCACAACATAATTCATCGGCGCGAGCCGTCGTGCCACCAGCGACGAGTCGGATAAATTACCCACCCGGAAGGTAACGTCATGACCTTCGCGCACCGGATCGACAACACGGTCGTTCAAAAACAGTTCGGCCTTGATGCCGGGATAACGCAGCTGAAAGTCACAAAGCAAAGGCACGATCTGGTGCTGACCGAACGCGGCCGGAGCGTTGATGCGCAATACACCGCTGGGCTCGGCCTGTGGTTGATCTAGCGCTTCGGTCGCCATATCGAGACGTTCCAGAATGTCCCGCACTTCTTCGTAATACCGCCTGCCTGCCTCCGTCAAGGTAACTGCGCGCGTGTGTCTGTAGAGGAGCGGCTGGCCGACCGATTCCTCCAGTGCGCGAATCTGACGCGAGATTGACGACACCGCACGATGGAAGTGGTGCGCGGCAGCTGTAAAGCTTCCGGTAGCAGCGACACGCTCGAATACAGCCAAGGCATTAAGGTCCATCAGATCAGGTCTCCTTATGATTGCGTTTGGCGCAATAAAGATTTGCGAAGCTTTCGATTGTAGCAACAGGTTCTCTCAACCAGACTGCATTCATCGATCTGGCGTGAAGCCGGGTTTTCGTACACTTCAAGAAAGGGCTCGATCATGCGTAAAGGTACAGCGCTTGTCGTGGGCGCCACCGGAATCACGGGTGGGAATCTGGCTGCTTTTCTGGTTGCCAGCGGGTGGACCGTCTATGGTCTGTCACGCCGGGCCGCGGATCAGAGCGGGGTTATCCCCGTGACAGTCGACCTGCTGGACAAGCAGGCCGCCAAGCAGGCGCTAACGGGTTTGCCGATAACCCACGTGTTCTATTGCACCTGGGTTCGACGCGAGAACGAGAAAGCCAACGTCGCGGCGAACAGGGAAATGATGAACAACCTGTTCGAGGCGATGGATAGCGCCACTGTGCAGCATGCCTCGCTGGTGACCGGTACTAAACAATATCTCGGTTCGTTTGAGGCCTACGGTAGCGGACGTATCGAGACCCCGTTCAGGGAGTCTGAGCCACGGGTACCCGGTGATAACTTCTACTACGCGCAGGAAGACGTGCTGTTCGAGGCCGCCAAGCGCTACAACTTTGCCTGGAACGTGCACCGCCCGCATACGGTGATCGGATACGCCCGTGGCAATGTCATGAACATGGGCACGACACTGGCGGTTTATGCATCGATCTGCAAAGCGAATGGCCAGCCGTTCGTGTTCCCTGGCTCGCAGACGCAGTGGAATGCGCTCACCGATATGACCGATGCACTGGTACTTGCGCGTCAGATGGAGTGGGCGGCAACTGCCCCGGGCGCAGCGAATCAGGCTTTCAATACAGTGAATGGAGACGTTTTCCGCTGGCGTCGCATGTGGCGCGAGATCGGCGAGTATTTCGACCTTGAGGTGGCAGACTGCCCCGAGACGCCGCAGCCGCTTGAGCAGCGTATGGCGGACGCAGGGCCGGTGTGGCGTGAGATAGCGCAAACGCACAGTTTGGTGGAGGCGGACGTCGAACGATTGGCTTCCTGGTGGCATACCGACGCCGACCTGGGTCGTGAGCAGGAATGTGTGAACGACACCACCAAGTCTCGTGATTTCGGCTTCGACTATTTCCGCGAGACCCGCAGTGCGTTCTTCGACCTGTTCGATCGCCTGCGAGCTGAGAAGATCATCCCCTGAGCCAGCAAGAATGCGCGACGAGCCAGAGCAGCATTAACGCTCTGCCAGACTGATCGAGCATCCTGCGGATCGTCGGGTGTTCGTATCCAGGACAGCGAGCCTCTCGGAAGAGGGCACTTGTCCGGTGGCCTCGGCGCCACGCCTCTAACAGCAGCGTACCCGCCACAGCTCCCCCCAGCGCGTCGTGAAACTCGGGCTCTTCATATCGCGGCGCATTCCCCAACCAGGGGAGGGCGGGACGCTTGCGGGCCGCAGTGTTCCGCGACCCCAGCGGTGGTTGATCTGGTCGAGCACACTCATTACCCGCTCGGCCGCTTCCGGCTGAACCTCGGCAAAGAGGTCGTCCGTATATTCGCCGCGTTGTCGCAAATCCAGCAAGAGTATCTCCGCTTTGCTGTATGAATAGCCGTCGCGAAACACGTGCTCCAGCCCGGCTACGGCATAGCGGGTGATCAAACGGGTATCGTCCGTAGGGTAGGGCAGTTCGCACAGGATGCCTTTGGCGTACTTCGCTTCGTCCGGATTGAACATGCCGGTGCGAATGCTGACCCGTATCCGTTTGCATAGGGAGCCCTGTGCTCGGAGCTTCTCACAGGCGCGTGCTACGTACGTGGCGACGGCTTCCCGGATCGGCTCGATCGTTTTGAGGCGTGTTCCGAACATTCGACTGCAGCAAATTTCCTGGCGTGGCGGCGTGGCTTCTTCCAGGTCCAGACAGGGCGTACCACGCAGCTCGCGCGCGGTCTTTTCGATAACGACGCTGTACTGCTCGCGCAGCGTCCAGGCGTCGGCTTGCGCAAGGTCCCAGGCGGTCTTGATGTTCATTGCAGTCAGGTGTGCAGTCATCTTTCGCCCGATGCCCCACACTTCATCGACCGGCATCACTTTAAGAAGCTTGTCGCGTCGTTCCGGGTCGCAAATATCGACGACGCCGCCAGTTTGTCGCTGCCATTTCTTCGCTGCAGCATTGGCCAGCTTGGCCAGGGTTTTGGTAGGAGCGATGCCCACCCCGGTGGGGATCCCGGTCAGCTTGAGCACGCGTGCTCGAATTTCACGGCCAGTCTGAAGCCGATTCTGCAGACCGCTCAGGTCGGCGAACGCTTCGTCGATGCTATACACCTCAAGCGCCGGGACCATGCTTTCGATGACGGACATCACCCGTTCACTCATGTCGCCGTACAACTCGTAATTGCTTGAGAAGGCCAGGATGCCGTGCTGTCGCAGGACATCCTTGATCTGGAAATACGGAGCACCCATCTTCACGAACGGCTTGGCATCGGCTGAACGGGCAATGACGCAGCCATCGTTGTTGCTCAGCACCACGATAGGAATCCGAAGCAGATCGGGCCGAAAAACGCGTTCGCACGAAGCGTAGAACGCGTTGCAGTCAATCAGAGCTATGGCGCGGTCAGGCATGGTTACCGTGCCGGCGGATGCTGTCGGTCACTACACCCCATACCAGCAGCTCATCGCCTTCCAGAATAAAGCGGGGTGGGTACCTGGGATTTTCTGAACAGAGTACGACCTGGCCAGATTGAAACGTCAGGCGCTTTACAAAGGTATCGCCGTTAATGGCTGCGATGATGATATCGCCGTGCTTCGGAGTGGCGGCGCGACTGACGATCAGCACGTCCTCGTCGAAAATGCCCGCGCCCACCATGCTGTCACCATGGGCCCGTACCAGATAGGTATGCGGGGCATCGATATCCAGCAACGCATCCAATGAAATCGTCTGCTCCATATGATCCTGGGCAGGGCTCGGAAACCCGGCGGGAACCCGGGCTGAAAAGAAGGGAAGCTCGATGGTGGAGCTACCAAGGGACGCAAGAATATCTGCAGTGCTCATGACGCATGCCTTTGCTCGTACTGTATGGGTATACAGTACCTCGCTGCAGCCTTTGTCACAACGGCCTTTGGCGGTCGCCGATGAACGTTTTGAAGGTACTGCCGGTCCGGTCATTTTGATGTACTGCGGGTGCTCGGTCCTATGAACCTTTCCACTTCGGCTGCAACGCTACGAGCACCAGACGAGAAAAGCCATGGCCACCTTGAGGATGACCTTGCACGGATCGGCAAATGCGTCCGCGAGCTGTCTATGCTCGAGCCCTGGGAGTCTTGCCACCGCTGTGGAGGACATCAGTGTTTGCTTTTGGGCATCCAAATAGCGTGAGGAGCGCGCCAACCTCGCCATCCATGAGTTCGTATAATCTATATTATGTTAAATAGACTATTATGGTCAGGCGCTTTGAAGAGCCATTGATCCAGCCTTTGCTGACAAGCTGGCTCCCCGCTACCCCCGTTCAGTTGATGTTAACGATGCAGGCGCGGCACCCACGGTATGGATCCAACGGTCACCTGATGACATCGGTATAAAAGATTTTGACACCCTTGGCCGCGATGTCGGCGATATAACCAGCGGTGCGACGATAGAAATCGCTCGGGTCAGGGTTGGCCATGAGGCCTGCCTCGGCGATCTCGCTCCAGTCGCGTTCGCCGGTGTGACGATGCAGCAATGTACGACGGCCGGTGCCGTTGAGCTCCACTTTCAGTTCGACTGGCATGGTCGGGTTTCCCTTGTTGTTGTCACCCGAGTTAACCAAGCTCTGAAGTTGGTTTCAACCTTTGCGAGCCTCTATCTTGCGGCTTCTGCAATCAGGTCGACAGATTTCCGCTTCTTTCAGCCGGAACGGCTGCCGCTCCACGACGTTACACGCGAACGATTTCCGTCTGCAGTCTATGGCTTTGGCCTGGTGCCAGGACACGTCCGTCGCTGCCGGCATTGGCCGCCTCGATGCACACCATGGTCTTGTAGCCGTCCGGCGGAAAGTGCCCAAGCCGAGCACTTTTATCTACCCAGGGGTTCCACACCACTACCGATTGGCTGCCCTGGCGCTGCACGATGAGGTAATGCTCACTGCCGCCCTCGAGTTGGATCGTTGCTGAATGGCCCTGATAAATCCGGTCGACCTCTCCGGAAAACGTGACTGCGCCCTGCTGACGGACTCGATCGACTCCCGTTAACTGGTCGAGAAATTCAGCGCCTTCGAGCCCCCAGATTCGAGCTTCCCGGATGTCGCGCACTGGCAGGTAGCTGTGCAGGGCCTGGCTGAGCCGCTGTGGCTTCGAACCTGTATTGACCGTCGTCAGGGACATGCGCAGGCTCTTGCCGAGGACAAATTCGACCTGGAGACTCCAGTCTTCATCCGGCAATTGTGCTTTGATATCCGAGCGAGGCAGTTCCAGCGTCAGAACAACGTCACTGCCGGTATCCAGCACCTTCGCGACGTTCCATCTGCTGGTTCGTGCAATGCCGTGACTGGGCCCGGGCCGCTCGTTGCCAAACCACGGCCAGCAAATGGGGATGCCGCCCCGTAACGGCGTGCCGGGCTTCTGCTCGTCAACGGGGCTCATCCATAACAGATCGCCCTGCCCCGCGGGTACGCAGGAAATGATGTGCGCACCCTCCAGCGCGATACGCGCTTGCACACAGGGATGAAGCACCTCCAGGAATTCGCGCCCATTCGCCGTTAGCAGGCGCTTTACAGTATCTGGAAGCGACGTTGCGTCATCCATGATGGGACCCCGATCAGATGGTTTTTGATAAGCAATACGACAGACTGTACCAAGCGAAGTGCCAAGCAGGTCGAGGGGGAGCTGAGGGTATATGGATGGGTCACGTTGAGGAAGGTGCGCCGGGCGGCTGGTCCGTGTAGCGAATGACGGGAAGCCGAGGGCTCCCCGTTCGAACCATCAGTCGCCGGAGCCGATGCGGAAGCCGACTTTCAATACCACTTGGAAATGCGCGACCTGGCCGTCTGTGACATGACCGCGGGTTTCCACGACTTCAAACCATTCGACGTTGTTCACCGTCTGACTGCATTTGGTAATCGCAGTACGGATCGCATCATCAATGCTGGTCGTCGAGGAACCTACGATCTCTATCTTCTTGTACACGTGATCTGACATGTCTCTCTCCATTTCTCTGGTTTGCCTGACACTAAGGCAGGCACCAGCGGAGATAGTTCAGCCCTCGCCGCCCCTCCCGCCTTCCATGGGGCCTCCTGTTTCGCGTCGTTTTATCGAACCTCGACGTTCATCGTGCATGGGATGAAGTGAGCTCGGCCTGCGCAACATGCGCCATGTCATGCAGATTGCCTCGCTGGAGCCTGCCATCTGGGTTGCCGCTTGACTCATCGCTCTCTTCTCCCGCTCTGAATGATGTTTCCCCGAGTATTGATCAGGTCAACCGGTTTGTAAATGAGAATGCATCGCATTACATCGTTATGTGCAGTTGTATTGCAAAACGTAAGCCGGTGCCTATAATCCAGCGAGAATAAATATCATTTACTGCAAAGGACGCCTCAGATGAATGCTCGTTTTCCGCTGGAATCGCTCGCTCTCGTCGTTTCTGCCAGCATGTTGCTGATTGCCTGCGATCAGAAGGAGCAGGCGCCGCCAGAGCCACAGGTCAGTCAGGCTGAACCTGACGCGACCGTCGCCCCGGGCGCAGCGCCCTCCCCTGCATCGGAGTCCGACTCCAGCCGCGAAGACGTGGTCAAAACGTATGCCGACATCGCACACGCTACCTTCCAGGATGCATTGCAGTCTGCCCGGAAGCTCGACGAGGCGGTCGACAAGCTGATTGCCGAGCCCGGCGAGGAAACCCTCGAGGAGGCCCGCCAGGCATGGATTGCGGCACGCGTCCCCTACCAGCAATCGGAAGTATTCCGCTTCGGTAACCCGGTCGTGGACGAATGGGAAGGTCAGTTGAACGCGTGGCCGCTGGATGAAGGTCTGATCGACTACGTCGCCGAAAGTGACTACGAACACGAGATGGGCAACGAAGGGGCGAATGCGAACATCATCGCGAGCAGGGAAATCAACATCGGCGGGACTACCCACGATGTCAGCACACTCACCCCGGAGCTTCTGGCAGAGCTCAACGAAGTTGGCGGATCAGAAGCCAACGTCGCCACCGGTTACCACGCTATCGAATTTCTCTTGTGGGGGCAGGATCGTAACGGCTTCCAACGTGGCAACGGCGATCGGTCGTATACCGACTATGCGAAGGGCGACGACTGCACCAACGGCAACTGTGACCGCCGCGGCGCCTATATCGATGCAGCGACCGACCTTCTGGTCAACGACCTCGAGTGGATGGTGCAGCAATGGGCTCCGGATCAGCCGGGCAACTACCGGGCGGAGCTGGTTGGCCTGCAGCCGGAGGAAGCCTATCAGCGCATGCTGTTCGGTATGGGGTCGCTGTCACTCGGGGAATTGGCCGGCGAGCGCATGAAGGTGGCGCTGGAGGCCAACTCGTACGAGGACGAGCATGACTGCTTCAGCGACAACACGCACAATTCCCACTACTACAACGGGCTCGGCATTCAGAACGTCTACCTTGGCCGGTACAAGCGTGTCGACGGCGATGTGGTCGAGGGTGCCTCACTGGCAGATCTGGTTGCCGAGTCGGACCCGGACCTGGACAAGAGCCTTCGTGCCGAGCTGGAAAGTTCAATGAAGGCACTGGCGGACATAAAGCAGACGGCGGAGGCCGAAAGCGAGCCGATGCCATTCGACATGATGATCGCTCCAGACAATGAGCAAGGACACGCGTTGATCAACGCGGCGATCGATGCGCTGGTTGCCCAGACCGGTTCGATCGAAACCGTGGCAGCAAAGGTCGGCGTGGATTCGCTCGAACCGGATGATGCAGGGCATTCATTCCAGTAGGCCGCCGGACGCCCGAGGTGTGACGACCTGCCGCGGGTCGTCACACGCAGTTGCTTCAGTTTGCCGCAGCTCATGGTTTTAGCCAGCGGAACGGTTACCATCAGCATTCGAATCAGCGGGTCGATACTCCAATGAATACGTTGCAATGGCTGACCGGTCTGCTCGTGCTGGCTGTGGTAAGCCCTACGATGGCCAATCCTCCGATTCAACAGAACCCACGCTCCGGTGGCGACGGGAGTATCGGCCTGTCGAACCAAAATGCCTTTTCCCTTCCGCAGGCTAACCTGCCGATGACCAAACGGCTGGATTTCAGCGTCGGCAACAGTTTTTTTCGCAATCCCTGGGTCGTTGCTCCTGCCAGCACCGATGCGCGGGATGGTCTGGGCCCCCTGTTCAACACCAATTCGTGCCAGGGCTGTCATGTAAAGGACGGGCGTGGAAATCCGCCCGGCGACGGTGCACCGTCCGTATCGCTTTTCCTGCGCCTCGCAGTGCCGCCGCAGAGCGATGCGGACAGCGCGTTGCTGAAACGGCACGGCTTTGTACCAGAGCCGGTTTATGGCAGCCAACTGCAGACCGCCGCGATACCCGGCTCCCGGCCGGAAGCCGATCTGGTTGTCGAATGGGAACGATTCCAGGAAGAGCTGGCGGATGGTACACGCGTGCCGATGCGTCGCCCGCTCTACACCATCGCCAATCCCAATTACGGGCCACTGGCCGAGAACGTCCAGATCTCGCCGCGCGTAGCGCCACCGATGATCGGGTTGGGCCTGCTCGCCGCGATTCCCGAACAGGACCTGCTTGCTGCCTCCGATGCTGATGACGCCGACGGCAATGGTGTCTCCGGCAGAGTGAATCGCGTCTGGGATCGCGCCGTCGAGCAGACCGTAGTCGGCCGTTTCGGTTGGAAGGCCGGTGAGCCCAACGTGCTGCAGCAAAGCATGGGCGCCTTCGCCGGCGACATGGGCATCACCTCTTCGCTGGTGCCGGCTACCGACTGCACGCCACAACAGGGTTGTGACAGCTTTGCGCACGGGGGTGAGTTCGAAGTAAGCGACGAAGTCGCCAGTTTCGTTGCCTTCTATGCCAGTAGTCTGGCTGTGCCCATGCGCCGGGACATGGACAAGCAGGAGGTCAGGCAAGGGGCGGAGCTGTTCAATGATTCGGGCTGTGCGGCCTGCCATACACCCCGGCATGTCACCGGGGTCATTGAGGGGCGCCCGGACCTGTCGGCCCAGGAAATCTGGCCGTACTCCGATCTGCTGCTGCACGATATGGGCGCTGGCCTGGCCGATGGTCGCGGGGAGTTTCTGGCCGATGGCAACGAATGGCGAACCCCGCCCCTGTGGGGGCTGGGTCTGACCCACACCATCAATCCGTTGGCAGGCTACCTGCACGACGGTCGCGCGGAGACGCTTGAGCAGGCGATTCTCTGGCATGACGGCGAGGCATTGGCAGCGAAGGATGCCTACCGTCACCTGGAAGCATCGCAGCGCAATGCCCTGTTGCGCTTTCTTGAATCGCTGTGAGGAACCATCGCGTGTACGCCTTATTTGATCGTCCACGACTCAGCTCGCTGCTGATCGGTGTCACGACCTGCCTCCTGAGTCCGTTCGCCCTGGCCGACACAGCGTCCGCACGATGGTACGCCGGCATTGCCGGCGGTTACGAGGCGCTGGCAGACTCTTCGCGGAATCTGGAGCAGGCTGCCGATCGCTTTTGCGCCGCGCCATCAGCAAACCCGCATGAGCGGGCACGCCTGGAGTCGGCCTGGGCGGATGCGTTCTTCGACTGGCAACGCGTCCGCTTCGTCGATTTCGGTCC
Above is a window of Halopseudomonas nanhaiensis DNA encoding:
- a CDS encoding di-heme oxidoredictase family protein, which produces MNTLQWLTGLLVLAVVSPTMANPPIQQNPRSGGDGSIGLSNQNAFSLPQANLPMTKRLDFSVGNSFFRNPWVVAPASTDARDGLGPLFNTNSCQGCHVKDGRGNPPGDGAPSVSLFLRLAVPPQSDADSALLKRHGFVPEPVYGSQLQTAAIPGSRPEADLVVEWERFQEELADGTRVPMRRPLYTIANPNYGPLAENVQISPRVAPPMIGLGLLAAIPEQDLLAASDADDADGNGVSGRVNRVWDRAVEQTVVGRFGWKAGEPNVLQQSMGAFAGDMGITSSLVPATDCTPQQGCDSFAHGGEFEVSDEVASFVAFYASSLAVPMRRDMDKQEVRQGAELFNDSGCAACHTPRHVTGVIEGRPDLSAQEIWPYSDLLLHDMGAGLADGRGEFLADGNEWRTPPLWGLGLTHTINPLAGYLHDGRAETLEQAILWHDGEALAAKDAYRHLEASQRNALLRFLESL